AGATTAGGCGTCTCATTCCCGCGTTTGAATGAAGTTATAAACGGCAAGCGATGTGTCACACCAGATATCGCATTGCGTCTGGCACAGGTGCTGGGCATGTCCGCAGATTTCTGGCTTGACTTGCAATCGGATTGGGATTTGTGGCATGCGATGCGCACTGAACAAGCAGAGAAAATCGCACAACT
The sequence above is a segment of the Gemmatimonadota bacterium genome. Coding sequences within it:
- a CDS encoding HigA family addiction module antidote protein, whose product is MKSKLQTITKLTERRLPTNRPPTHPGEMLLEEFLKPLGISQSAFAVRLGVSFPRLNEVINGKRCVTPDIALRLAQVLGMSADFWLDLQSDWDLWHAMRTEQAEKIAQLEPLPD